TGACGCACACGCCTGAGCAATCAGTGCCCACAAAAGCGCCTCTGGATTGCGTTTAACCCTTCATTAAAGCCTTAGAGCTTTTCCTGTGCTTACAGGGAATTTGCTCTTACTTTGCAATGTGTGTGCACTTGCTTCTGAAGTTCTCCTTCCTCATAATTATGCCTATGGCAAGCAGGAAGCCATGAGAACAAAACTAAGTGatttaacataatataaaattagcctttcttaaaataaaaaaaaaaggggccggccccgtggctgagtggttgagttcacgcactccgcttcggcagcccgggtttcgccggttcggatcctgggcacagacgtggcactgctcctcaggccatgctgaggcggcatcccacatgctacagctagaagggcccataactaaaaatacacaactatgtaccgggggactttggggagaaaaaggaaaaataaaatcttaaaaaaaaaaaattagccttgGATAGGGGCCTAACATCTGAAATCCTGCCCACACGAAAGTGTGAGTGAATCTGCTACAGGCAGAAGAGACAAGGAGGCAATGGGGGCCTGGGGAGACGTGCAGAGCACCCACTGCTTCCACCAGACCGCAGGCAAGGGAGACACTGTCCTCCTGCCCAGGCCTTCTCAAATTGTGACGTGTAACCCAATTGTCTTCTTAagattaaaatgcagattctgatgcaGTAGTTACAAGGAGGGGCTGAGATTCCCACAGCTCTGACGAGcacccaggtgatgctgacactgGAGTAGCCAGGCTCAAgtccagtgtttttcaaactgctgcTGACCACTCACTAGCAGGTCATAAACTAgcccttttgtttttgcttgaggaagagattcaccctgagctaccacctgtgccaatcctcctctattttctatgtgggtcactgtcacaccatggctgatgagtggtgtaggtccacacctgggatctgaacccgcgaacccaggccacagggccagtcccaaaACTagcactttccttttttttttgaatgaaatagaaattagagTGCATCAGGTGGAGTAAAGATAAATATTGTTTCGTGTGTGTGTCAGGTGTAAAACGTATTTCTTACTGAATGACCTACACTTGACCAGCTCCCAGGCTTACTCTCCTCCTgatgctgctgccactgctgagAACATGAACTCCTCTGTGCTGCCTCCTGACTGCTCCTCACAGGTCTCAGTTTCAGAAGCACCCAAAAAAATGCACAGACCCTCTTCACCCAACTGTGATAGCTAGTAAAGTCTGAGACATCTACTACAAACCTACTAAAGATGACCAGCATCCAAGGCAAGGTTCCAAATGGAAGTAAAGCAACCGCAGAGGTGATGGCTCTTTCCAGAAGTGAACACTGACATTTACAGTTTTCTAAAGTTCTGTTTCGTACCCCTTCACAAGGGAAATCTCAatcttaaatttcatttcatcACAGCCTTGTTGTTTTAAGACCCTAGGTAAAATTGACATAGCCTGATGACCCATGGCTCATCCACTTCACGTTGCTTAGTCCTTTTTTTCTGTACCataattttttccctaagataATTCCCACATATAGTGTTAACATTTTTGAGATATTCTTGCAGATGAGAAATTCATGGCAGCTCAGCCAGCTTCTTATATCCTTAGTATATTTTGCAGATTTTACTCAATGGACTCATTAAACATTCTGAGCACCTAGCATATACGTAGCACTACAAGGGACCCACGCCATCCACCCCAACAGGGTGGTTACAGCCTAGCTAAGGGGCAGGATACACACTCTACAAGTGAAAGGAAAGGCCATTTTCAGGGCAGCACTAAGTGTGCCGAGGAGGGGTGTGTGCTGCAGATggaggaaggtttttttttttaaagattggcacctgggctaacaactgttgccaatctttttttttttttttcctgctttatctccccaaaccaccccccatacatagttgtatatgtatatcttagttgcaggtccttctagttatgggatgtgggacgccacctcaacgtggcctgaggagcagtgccatgtccgcgaccaggatctgaacgctgggccgccacagcggagcgcacgaatttaaccacttggccacggagccggccctcgGAGGAAGGTTTTGTCTTATCTTACTACTGACTGTTTGCAAGGAGGTGGCAACTTATCTTAGTACTTTAAGGTGAGGGCTCTAGACTAAACTCCTGgctttctcatttaattaacctctctgtggcctcagtttcctcatctataaaatgaggatagggGCTAGcccaaggcctagtggttaaatttagtgcactccgcttcagtggcctgggttcggttcctgggcacagaatcacaccactcgtctgtcagtagccatgctgtggtggcagctcacatggaagaattACAAAAATTTGCAACtaaacacaactatgtactagggcttggcggtggggaaaggaagaaaaaggaggaagactggcaacagatgttagcttagggtcaatcttcccctgaaaaaaaccaaaacaaaaaggaactcattggggctggcccctggccgagtggttaagttcgcgcgctccgcagcaggcggcccagtgtttcgttggttcgaatcctgggcgtggacatggcactgctcaccaaaccacgctgaggcagcgtcccacataccacaactagaaggacccacaacgaagaatatacaactatgtaccgggggggggctttggggagaaaaaggaaaaaataaaatctttaaaaaaaaaacaaaaacaaaaaggaactcagtactgaattattttgaaaaacaaagactgcttactttaaagactttatttttcctttttctccccaaagccccccactatatagttgtgtatatatatatttctttttttaaagattttatttttccttcttctctccaaagccacctggtacatagttgtatatatttttagttgtgggtccttctagttgtggcatgtgggacgccacctcagcatggcctgatgagcagtgccatgtccacgccaggatccaaacctgtgaaaccctgggcagccaaagcagagtgcacgaacttaaccactcagccaccgggccagccccaagactgcTTATTCTAAAGGGCAGAACTAGGACCTAGATAGAAGTGAGAAAGTGGAAGACTTTTCTCTACATACAGAAGAAACTTGTAACAATTAGTGTCCAGTAACAGAAAGGGTTGTCTGTCCCTGGAGGAGTTcagcagagccaggatgcaaATCTAAGTCTGTCAACCTTTGGAAAGCACAAAGTGTCTATAGCTAGTCTCTAAACTCTCCTTGACCAGCAGTTTAAAGGGAGCTTATCCAAAAATGAAACTGCTAACATATGGATCTCTGACTGGAACGACTATAAGGATGGAAGGCTTTATGATTCCCATTTCTTTCACTGATATAACACACAGATGTTTTATTATCTGAGATCAAATGATTAGTTAATTGTAGAACCTGAAAATTATGAAGTTTGGATTCAATGCTTTACTGTGACTATGACTTATCCTCTCCCTTTGAGAGTTAGACTTAGGGGTATCTTTTGTGAATCATATTTCGGCATGAATGATATAAGTTATCCAACTACATGCATTTTTCTCTCTCGCTCCCTCTACAGTCAGTACCCAGAATGTGAATCTCTACTGGTCAACAGATCCCGGGCACTTGGTTAACCTCTTCAAGCTTTGGTTTGCACAtgagtaaaatggagataatcagaTCTATCCTGATAAAGTTGTGAAGATCCAATGAGGTACTAAATGGAGCACccagagcagtgtctggcacacagaaagGGCTGTGAGGATGCCCATCCCTTTTCTTATCCCTATTGCTCCATTAGGCAAAAGGCAAGCTCTGGACCTCTAAGAAATGCCAAAGAGAAGACAGCAGAACTGGGGCTCTCGGAAGCCTCATCTCTCACAAACTGAAACAGAGGAGACACACTGAAATGTTTTGGAGTAGTCCAGGTTTTCCTCTCAAGCAAAACTTCTGTCCAGTAGAACCACAGTTTAATTACAAAATAGCCAGAGAAAAGTCACATAAACTGTGTTTCTGGagaaaaattacctttaaaaagtaaaaaggatcttttccaaaCAGCTACCTTTTTACTTTGTGATCACAAGAGACATGGGTTTAAAAACAACATTGGTAAtcaaaagaactaaataaatatagctttattcattttttaggGACTGTTAGCCTGAAAAATTctgtaaaagaataagaaataactataatttttacttgaaaaagtCAACCATATTTAATTGCTGACACAATTTCATTAATTGCAATAGATATAACTTCCCGTATATACCAAACACATGCCTCTTTTATGTACGTAAGACATGGGAGTATTTTGCTTAAGAGTTTccagttctccttttttttttgaggaagattagccctgagctaacatctgctgccaatcctcctctttttgctgaggaagactggccctgagtaaacatccgtgcccatcttctttatagatgctttatatgtgggacacctgccacagcatggcgtgtcaagcggtgccatgtccgcaccggggatccaaaccagtaaaccctgggctgccaaagtggaacgtgcacacttaactgctgcaccaccaggccagcccctctagttgTCTTTTAAACTAGCTTTTGCAGTCAATGACTTGGAGAATACAGCACAAAATGCCTCttagccctttttttttttgtaaatctccACTCAACTCTTTAAAATTCCCTTTGTGGCAATACACATTTTTGGTGGCTCTACCTGCTGAAGGCTGCTTTTTTCCAGTGGTGACAGTTTAATTCTCACTTTCCACTACTCCAGCCTCTGCTTGctctgttgaatttttattttcatcctctgacttctttttcttctttgcttttcgTTCTAGGTTAAACTGAgcaatctcttcatttttctctgtgataTATTTTAGctacaaaaaaaatgtaaagaattatatttttatctggtTGTAAAGCCATTTTATAAGCCTAAGGGGGGGAAAATATATACCTGCTCCCAACAACTCCTGCCCAGAGAATTTGGGTGGAAAAGCCTGGGTTATATTCCTTAGACTTAAATAGAGCTTCACAATTTTTTCTGGAAGAAGGAATCAACTGCAAAAATCAACTTACTACTACTCACATATCCTACCAAATAGGTAAGAATTCCTTGAGGAAGCAAAAGAATTAAAACCTGGAGCTTGCTGAAGGCATGCCAATTACAAATACACTGTACAAAGCACAAATATAGTCAACATCTCCCCAAATCTATCCAACTAAAATTACTGAGcaactactgtgtgccagatattaGGGATACAAGGTAAACAGGAcaaggtccctgtcctcagggaggaTTTAGTCAAATGCATAAATTTAGCTGCAACTCTTCAGTAATAAGCTTCTGtcagatgaaagaaattaagagtccaaaataaaaacaatattctgaaataaacaaatatgcaaTAGGCAGATAACTTCCCAATTAATATTCTAAGATGTGCTGCATTGACCATTCCTTTGCAAAAGATAGAAACTGCTCACTGAAGCAGACCGAGTAACAGTTATGACACTGCACAGAATTGACGGAGAGAGAGATGTCTTTCTACTGGTACACAGCACCGCCAGGCACCGTGGCTATTTTACTTAGGAATCATATCATCCTTAACCTTGACCCAAACTTTGGAGAAGGGATATTAGAATAGCAGAAGTAGAAAAGAGACCCAGTGGAAATAGCGTTGTTAGATGGCTAAAGTTTAAATGGCTAAGGGTTAGATGGCTAATGTTCAGCTATCAACCAGAGAGCTTTGTATTTAACTTTGGAAAGTTCCTGAATTCCAGGTGCCTGCCctataaaatggggctgatgAGTTGTGTTATTGAaaactcttggggccggccccgtggtcaagtggttaagttcacgcgctcctctgcagtagcccagggtttcgctggttcggatcctgggcgcagacatggcaccgctcatcaggccacactgaggcggcatcccatgtgacacaactagaaggacccacaactaaaatatacaactatgtactggggggatttggggaaaaagagaagaaaaaaaaaaaacaaccctcaCAGGGTGGTTATGAGGttcaaataatgtatgtaaaataataCCTATAAAAGCCCCTTGGAAACTGTCAATTGCTatacaaattcattcattcaatagctGTTTACTGAATGCCTACCGTGCACCAGGCCCTCTTCTAGGCATGGCAGATGGAGcagggaagaaagagacaaacatccctgcccttggggagctcACATTATGGGGAGGAATGCACATTATGGGGAGGAACATAAAGTATTTTAACTGCTAGGATTAGACTAAGTCAGGAAACCTCAAAGGTGTCCCAGACCTGCCATCATGCACAGTCACTACCCTGGGATGACCACAacatcacctgtaaaatgagggcttGGTCAAGACGACTTCTAGACttctttgaaaagagagaaaatgtgctCAATGTCCTGCACACCCCAGCTGTACAGATACTCCTTCCATACCCGGCCCGTCAGAATCGGGGGCACCATAATGAAACTATCCCCATACACTAGCCTGTGACCTGTCTCTGACATCATGCTGTAAATGAAACATGGGGCCAAAGTTTTGAGATATTACAAAAAAGGCAAATTATGAAATCCAGAGAGTGCTTATTAGAAATCTTCAAATTGGCTTAGCAAGATCCATCATAATGAAAGAAAGACCATAAATTACAGGCAGGTCTGAATGGTTCAACCATCTCTCGTTTTTAATGCAAGGTGCCCTGGGGAATCACTTCATGGCTGCAAGTGATTAATTGGGAATAATGTATTCTGATGGGAAAGGGGAGTGAGGAAAGAAATTCATCTCTCACCAATGAATTACTCCTCCTGGCTAAGAGCTTCACATCTTCAGTGTTAATTGTACTTCTTTTCGCATGTCTGTAGAAAGGGCAGAAACAAGTCACCAAAATGTTTGGTATTAGTTAAAGTTTTGATGAAACACAGAAGTTCATGGTCAGACTTCAAACTAGCAAGGATCTCTAAGTAGCCTATCTTTTTGGATTAAGGTCATTAAGCAACAGTGACACAAAAATGAGTGAAGTGACTAGCCAAGATACTAATTAAATAAAGAGACTGAGAGGAAGCAGAAGCCCATCCATCCACCTCCACCTGAGGGCCAAGGTTGCCTGAAGAATGTGAGCATGAAAAGGAGTCTGGGGGGTTACACCCTTCCAAAAGTGACTTCCTCGGTCACAACAGTCACAGTGAACACCCAGAAAAAGCAAGAAGCAGGTCAGTGTCACCTTTAGTGAAACAGAAAATGGCACAGTCTCACAGTACAAAGACAGCCTCTGCTTAAACAGACGCAGAACAGAAAACAGGGAATTTCCACGGAGCCATGGCTCCACTTATACCAAgatcctccatctctctccaagGGCTGAATTACAGGAAAAGCTCAGGCAGATGTCTCCTAATACCCCTTTCCCACCAAGGAGGCAACGCATTCCCTCAACAGCAGCTCAGGCAGAACAAAGAACATGCTTTAAACTGGAGTCTCTTTCTTGCTTACAGCTTGGACTCAAATTCTCAtcccagttttcttatctttgcttTGAAGGTAATTTGAGATAATACACTCTACTCAATAATTTATTACTCTAATTACACCTTTCATGCCATTTCTaacttcctccaaaaataagTAGGAACTTTATAAGTAGGAATAAGTAGGAATCTTGTATCCTTAATAACCAGCAAAGTGGGCTGAATATACAAAGTCCTCACTGAGTATCTGTTGAGTTAAAGATAAAATCACACAGAAATTATACTCCGTAATTTGGTCAAATTAACCTTCCCATCCTGTTAAATGGGCAGATATCACTTGTCATCTCCTCATGATTGACAATATCCGCCTGTCCTCAGATAAGATCCATTTCAGGAGATAACTTCTAATTAGCCACCTGCAAGGACCAGGataggggagaggagaaaagaagtcaTAGAGAAGGTGATATAATAGCATCCACAAATGTCCCGAGTGGAGGACATTAAGTGCCATGGACACAGTGTGGCCCTCATCTCAATCACACCATCAGGCTGCTCTGTCGAGATTTACATTCTTCGTAAAGTGCCGTCAAGGGAAGCAGCATACCAAACTATTTACAGAGTCAGGTTAGCTTATCTGTTCACAAGGAAATGTTTAGGAAACAACTAAGTCAATCCTCTCTACCACTCAGCTCATCACCTGCTATCTCTGCACCACATTCGAATGTTAACACTTTCCTAGATGGAGGGGCAGGTGTAACCTGTGCCAGCCACTGGACACCAGAGACGTCCTAAATCAAACCTCTGACTCCAGAAACTTACTCTAGGGAAAATAACACAGCAATTTTTCATATAACACTTTTAACTACACAGGTTTTAAACACTATTCCCAAAATGTTCCTAGAATTTATTTACTGTAGAATATCTATCTTCTTCAAAATGTTTCATCTTTACAATATCAACAAGAAGTATAATTCTAGAGATTTCAAAGCTAAATAAAGGAAATTCACAACTTAAATCAGGAGATGATTTCCCAAAATTTATAGGTGAACTgattatttagaatttaaatgcattttctcataGAAACAATGTTACGAATACTAGTAGGTTCCCAGCCAGCCTACAAAGACAATTTAATATATAGTTGACCTGAAACAGTACATATTCCAGACTTCTCATAGTACTCATAGTTCTAGGAATACAGACTGGGTGACAGGGAAAACTCAAAGCCCAGGATAAACAAAGTTGGCCTTCTAGGAATATCAATCTTACtcagtgccaaactttaaaacaggattttgtggggccagccccatggctgagtgattaagttggcacattctgcttcagtggcgcagggattcaccagttcggatcctgggcacggatctagcacctctcatcaagccacgctgaggcagcatcccacatagcagagccagaaggacctacaactagaatatacaactacgtactggggggctttggggagaagaagaaaaaaaccaaacaa
This genomic interval from Equus quagga isolate Etosha38 chromosome 5, UCLA_HA_Equagga_1.0, whole genome shotgun sequence contains the following:
- the CENPS gene encoding centromere protein S isoform X1; translation: MEEDDGAEEQQRFSYRQRLKAAVHYTVGCLCEEVALDKEIQFSKQTIAAISEVTFRQCENFAKDLEMFARHAKRSTINTEDVKLLARRSNSLLKYITEKNEEIAQFNLERKAKKKKKSEDENKNSTEQAEAGVVESEN